From a single Aspergillus puulaauensis MK2 DNA, chromosome 2, nearly complete sequence genomic region:
- the PFA3 gene encoding DHHC family palmitoyltransferase (COG:O;~EggNog:ENOG410PH9G;~InterPro:IPR001594;~PFAM:PF01529;~TransMembrane:4 (i21-46o58-76i172-195o207-233i);~go_function: GO:0016409 - palmitoyltransferase activity [Evidence IEA]), which produces MSTPSSPSWPKRRSKAWAMRCERYCCMAATYFPLAFVYSLTTWAVYVEASVGLKPTSSPWIGLPTSILGVVLYLGLNISYTTAVFTDPGSPLGNSARGNDRHQYSALPITELPEYTSFTVNSTGGSRFCKKCQCPKPDRAHHCSTCKRCVLKMDHHCPWLATCVGLHNYKAFLLFLIYTSLFCWVDFAVSALWIWTEVFNDTQYMDGILPVNVVLLSILGGIIGLVLTGFTAWHISLAVRGMTTIECLEKTRYVSPLRKALDRHRYESLLGNNDARNGDEHQASLGGRLQDYGNQILDAHANAIPGVTRPEEGEESTLGSENMTPAQQALSRSYADLERQREHDRYENYLSELDNEKMPNAFDLGWKRNLLHLFGDRPLYWLLPKPTTTGNGWDWEPSPRFLEVQERVRLRREQAAEEQRQHDRDLYLRNMNNGRSWLGTDIPQPQGRTPDQYLASASDPDRPTTGVSMKTLPPMSPRPRPGEGSYGDDLDDEGFTLTPSHGKGSVNTGSRDDDWRDWD; this is translated from the exons ATGTCGACaccctcgtcgccgtcgtggcCGAAGCGCCGGTCCAAGGCTTGGGCTATGCGCTGCGAACGATACTGTTGCATGGCCGCGACTTACTTCCCGTTGGCATTCGTCTATAGCTTGACAACATGGGCTGTGTATGTCGAGGCTAGCGTTGGTTTGAAACCTACGAGTAGTCCCTGGATTG GACTACCAACCTCGATTCTTGGAGTCGTCCTCTATCTCGGccttaatatatcttatacaACCGCCGTCTTTACCGATCCTGGCTCGCCCCTGGGGAATAGCGCGCGCGGCAACGACCGACATCAGTACAGCGCGTTACCGATCACCGAACTGCCAGAGTATACCTCCTTCACCGTGAACTCGACAGGAGGATCACGATTCTGCAAGAAATGTCAGTGTCCGAAACCTGACCGGGCACACCACTGCTCAACATGTAAACGCTGTGTATTGAAGATGGACCATCACTGTCCGTGGCTGGCGACCTGCGTCGGATTGCACAACTACAAggcgtttcttcttttccttatTTATACATCGCTGTTTTGCTGGGTGGATTTTGCTGTGTCGGctctctggatctggacggAGGTGTTCAATGACACCCAATATATGGATGGCATTCTCCCAGTGAATGTTGTGCTGCTTTCCATTCTCGGCGGTATTATTGGATTGGTTTTGACGGGGTTCACGGCTTGGCATATCAGCCTTGCTGTTCGTGGTATGACCACGATAGAATGTTTAGAGAAAACCCGGTACGTCTCGCCGCTGCGGAAAGCGCTGGACCGCCACCGCTACGAGAGCCTACTTGGCAACAATGATGCTCGGAATGGCGACGAACACCAAGCCAGTCTCGGCGGTCGGCTGCAAGACTACGGAAACCAGATCCTAGATGCACACGCGAATGCCATACCCGGCGTGACTCGGCCagaggaaggcgaagagtCAACACTTGGATCGGAGAACATGACACCCGCGCAACAAGCCCTGTCCCGCTCGTACGCCGATCTAGAGCGACAACGCGAGCATGACCGGTACGAAAACTACCTATCGGAACTCGACAACGAAAAGATGCCAAATGCGTTCGACCTAGGCTGGAAGCGGAATCTGCTGCATCTCTTTGGCGACAGGCCTCTATATTGGTTATTGCCGAAGCCCACGACAACAGGTAATGGGTGGGACTGGGAGCCGAGCCCGAGGTTTCTGGAGGTGCAAGAACGGGTACGTCTGCGCCGCGAGCAAGCGGCCGAAGAACAGCGACAGCATGATCGGGATCTGTACCTGCGAAACATGAACAACGGTCGCAGTTGGCTGGGCACGGATATTCCACAGCCGCAGGGACGCACGCCGGACCAGTATCTGGCCAGTGCGAGTGATCCAGATCGGCCTACTACAGGAGTCTCGATGAAGACACTTCCGCCAATGTCTCCGCGGCCGCGGCCGGGTGAAGGCAGTTATGGAGATGATCTTGATGACGAGGGTTTTACCCTCACTCCTAGCCATGGCAAGGGATCGGTAAATACAGGTTCACGGGATGATGACTGGCGGGACTGGGACTAA
- a CDS encoding uncharacterized protein (COG:O;~EggNog:ENOG410PM4H;~InterPro:IPR016135,IPR000608;~PFAM:PF00179;~TransMembrane:1 (i302-319o)), protein MSRSLRRLMKEASELSSSPSPHFHAGPTSDSNLFDWHFTLAGPPPPSPYAGGIYHGRIVLPATYPLRPPSFRFLTPSGRFEVNREICLSISGHHEESWQPAWGIRTALLAIRSFMEGDARGQVGGLEGVSDEIRRQWAGMSRGWCCEVCGGRSNEEVLREWRGFCVEQGVDVEKEEDVEGVPEELRIGIGKKEKGEGEAKEGENGSATASADGVVNAATDRPSDGPTTDAAGKSTNTSVPSEPGESAAPPSTTAQAPVSANTRAPVPISPAATQQQPRPTLTRASAQPAPVASQDSPWLDRAIFGVLVALILMILRRFVNVED, encoded by the coding sequence ATGTCCCGCTCCCTCCGCCGGCTCATGAAAGAAGCCTCGGagctctcctcctccccctccccgcACTTCCACGCCGGCCCAACCTCTGACTCAAACCTCTTCGACTGGCACTTTACACTCGCCGGtccgccaccaccatctccctACGCTGGAGGGATCTACCACGGCCGCATCGTTCTCCCAGCCACGTACCCGCTCCGCCCGCCCTCCTTCCGCTTCCTTACCCCTTCAGGCCGCTTCGAAGTCAACCGCGAGATCTGCTTGAGTATATCAGGGCACCATGAAGAGTCGTGGCAGCCGGCGTGGGGAATCAGGACTGCGTTGCTTGCGATTAGAAGTTTTATGGAAGGGGATGCGAGGGGGCAGGTTGGAGGGTTGGAGGGGGTGAGTGATGAGATTAGACGGCAGTGGGCGGGGATGAGTCGCGGGTGGTGTTGTGAGGTTTGTGGGGGGAGGAGTAATGAGGAAGTTTTGAGGGAATGGAGGGGATTCTGTGTTGAGCAGGGAGTTgatgttgagaaggaggaggatgttgaagggGTGCCGGAGGAGTTGaggattgggattgggaagaaggagaagggtgAGGGCGAGGcaaaggagggagagaatGGTTCCGCCACTGCATCTGCTGATGGTGTGGTCAATGCTGCTACGGACAGGCCGTCAGATGGACCTACAACAGACGCCGCGGGAAAGAGCACGAATACATCCGTGCCAAGTGAGCCTGGCGAGAGTGCTGCACCTCCGTCAACAACGGCCCAAGCACCGGTGTCTGCAAATACACGAGCACCGGTACCGATATCGCCAGCCGCCACACAACAGCAGCCACGACCGACCCTTACTAGGGCATCAGCTCAGCCCGCGCCAGTGGCCTCGCAGGATAGTCCATGGCTGGACCGGGCTATATTCGGCGTGCTGGTCGCGCTGATTCTGATGATTCTGCGGCGGTTTGTCAACGTCGAAGATTAG
- a CDS encoding uncharacterized protein (COG:Q;~EggNog:ENOG410PH86;~InterPro:IPR036291,IPR002347;~PFAM:PF08659,PF00106,PF13561;~go_process: GO:0055114 - oxidation-reduction process [Evidence IEA]) → MAPSLLRRVKDAQLKKPSQAVPTLESPTYKLSSQLSQFFPPSPAFTEKDIPFQKGKVFLVTGGTSGIGFELAKILYARGGTVYITGRTDEKAKKAVQDIQATVGERDGQIDYIILNLDDLASIKESAETFMAKESKLDVLWNNAGVAQPPVGALSKQGFELQLATNCLGPFLFTQMLIPLLDAAVALNGPSFPGAVRVVWLSSQVAELSSPLDGIVMAEIRNTPQDNARNYQNSKVGGWFLSTEFARRYGDERGIVSVAMNPGAANTNLLRNSRWSKILRWPLLYSPNLAALTELYAGLSPDINLENNGCYVIPWGRIHTTVAPHLRDAMRVKDVGGTGKAEQFWEFCEDKTKGYH, encoded by the coding sequence ATGGCGCCCTCTCTTCTCAGGCGCGTGAAAGACGCTCAGCTCAAGAAGCCCAGCCAGGCAGTTCCTACCCTGGAATCGCCCACCTACAAACTGAGTTCCCAATTGTCGCAGTTCTTTCCTCCGTCCCCTGCATTCACTGAGAAAGATATCCCGTTTCAGAAAGGAAAGGTATTCCTTGTGACCGGTGGCACTTCAGGCATCGGCTTCGAACTCGCCAAAATCCTGTACGCCAGAGGCGGCACCGTGTACATCACCGGGCGAACAGAcgaaaaggcaaaaaaggCTGTCCAAGATATTCAGGCAACTGTCGGCGAGCGTGATGGCCAAATAGACTATATTATTCTCAATCTTGACGACCTTGCGTCCATTAAGGAATCCGCCGAAACGTTTATGGCAAAGGAATCGAAACTCGATGTCCTCTGGAACAACGCCGGCGTTGCTCAGCCGCCTGTGGGCGCCTTGTCGAAGCAAGGGTTTGAACTTCAACTTGCTACAAACTGTCTCGGTCCTTTCCTGTTCACACAGATGTTGATCCCTCTTCTCGACGCAGCTGTCGCCCTGAATGGACCTTCTTTCCCAGGCGCCGTGAGAGTAGTCTGGCTGAGCAGCCAAGTTGCTGAGTTGTCTTCACCTCTCGATGGCATCGTCATGGCGGAAATTCGCAATACTCCCCAGGATAACGCCCGCAACTACCAGAATTCCAAGGTGGGCGGCTGGTTTCTCTCGACTGAATTCGCCCGTCGGTATGGGGACGAACGCGGCATTGTCAGCGTCGCAATGAATCCGGGTGCTGCCAACACCAATCTCCTGAGAAATTCGAGATGGTCAAAAATCCTCAGGTGGCCACTGCTCTACAGCCCGAATCTGGCTGCCCTTACTGAATTGTACGCCGGTCTGTCGCCAGATATCAACCTCGAGAACAACGGATGTTATGTTATTCCCTGGGGTCGCATCCATACCACCGTCGCTCCCCATTTAAGGGATGCGATGAGAGTCAAGGATGTCGGTGGAACAGGAAAAGCGGAACAGTTTTGGGAGTTCTGTGAGGACAAAACGAAGGGTTATCATTAA
- a CDS encoding SET domain-containing protein (COG:S;~EggNog:ENOG410PJG5;~InterPro:IPR001214;~PFAM:PF00856;~go_function: GO:0005515 - protein binding [Evidence IEA]): MGKAPTMDDSPGEEHAAFTQWAVSHGIKIKGIAPARFPGRRLGMIATRDIEENEIMLSIPVSLMLTIDSIPESFVSLFPAETSIHGVLAAFLTHGDPGLLAELDAWRSVWPDWAEFESSMPVFWPARLRRSNSSVVGRGDSVSEGLTFLPPSISGLWDSFEKLAGPEDYEYETRYQNLLAQQEKRLQDAWKHVLSVFPETDWKAFAYNWAIINSRSFYYVSPGKDEPEDWNDAIGMVPYADYFNHVDDAACDVTFNGKKYTFRATRRYDKGEEIYMSYGSHSNDFLLVEYGFYLDNNPSDGVYLDDIILKDLTPSEKEELGGQDCLGNFEITASGADTNTVAAAGLKYMDRQDWREYVAGASEKGLDARKTADIIGGWVAKYLQECEVTINCLSEGSTESEAEKEKLDSILARWKQIQQLCETAVNAVNAIAQ; this comes from the exons ATGGGCAAGGCGCCTACAATGGACGACTCACCAGGAGAAGAACACGCTGCATTCACGCAATGGGCCGTGTCCCACGGAATCAAGATCAAGGGCATAGCTCCAGCCCGATTCCCCGGCCGGCGACTAGGCATGATCGCGACGCGCGATATAGAA GAAAATGAAATCATGctctccatccccgtctCTCTGATGCTTACAATCGACTCAATTCCGGAGTCCTTTGTGTCCCTGTTCCCAGCGGAGACATCCATTCATGGGGTTCTGGCTGCGTTTTTGACGCACGGGGATCCGGGGCTTCTGGCGGAGTTGGACGCCTGGCGCAGTGTTTGGCCCGATTGGGCGGAATTTGAGAGCAGCATGCCTGTCTTTTGGCCCGCACGGTTACGGCGGTCGAATTCTTCTGTGGTGGGAAGAGGCGATAGTGTTTCTGAAGGCCTTACTTTTCTCCCACCGTCTATATCGGGCTTATGGGATTCTTTTGAAAAGTTGGCCGGGCCAGAAGACTATGAGTACGAGACGCGGTACCAGAATCTCCTTGCCCAGCAGGAGAAACGGCTGCAGGATGCATGGAAACATGTTCTATCCGTATTCCCAGAGACGGATTGGAAGGCTTTCGCGTATAACTGGGCCATTATCAACTCGCGAAGTTTCTATTATGTTTCCCCTGGAAAAGACGAGCCTGAAGATTGGAATGATGCGATTGGAATGGTTCCATATGCGGACTATTTTAATCATGTTGATGATGCG GCCTGCGATGTTACATTTAACGGGAAAAAGTATACATTCAGAGCTACAAGGCGATATG ATAAAGGCGAAGAGATATACATGAGCTATGGCTCACATTCGAATGATTTCTTACTTGTCGAAT ACGGCTTCTATCTCGACAACAACCCATCCGACGGGGTATACCTCGATGATATCATTCTCAAGGACCTTACACCCTCCGAAAAGGAAGAGCTAGGTGGGCAGGATTGTCTTGG GAATTTTGAAATAACAGCATCCGGCGCAGACACGAATACCGTAGCTGCTGCGGGACTAAAATATATGGACCGGCAAGACTGGCGGGAGTATGTTGCGGGGGCTTCTGAAAAAGGGCTAGATGCGAGAAAAACTGCGGATATTATAGGTGGCTGGGTTGCAAAATACCTACAGGAATGCGAGGTGACCATTAATTGTCTCTCAGAAGGGTCTACCGAGTCTGAGgccgagaaagagaaacttgATTCGATACTCGCTCGGTGGAAACAGATACAACAGCTCTGCGAGACTGCTGTAAATGCGGTGAATGCTATAGCTCAATAA
- a CDS encoding SMP-30/gluconolactonase/LRE family protein (COG:G;~EggNog:ENOG410PG0K;~InterPro:IPR011042,IPR013658;~PFAM:PF08450;~SECRETED:SignalP(1-25)) has protein sequence MISPFAKASALFLLGQSALFTPVSSAGIEGLPPQAQFIDQRTFNVLNSTLPPAQFNATTTFIPPGTTEDSLAKRPFHVYDKEFLKIIGKNPTLTLIAQTEKDPLFHEAVVWSKSTDEVFFVQNAGAKDAGTGLQKSAIIQKVSLAQASAVSDRTNAVGLVNVTTVHPSQLIANPNGGTNYGGGILFVTEGQGDKVAPGIFLMNPKKPYATRPLLNNFFGRQFNSLNDVNIHPDNKDIYFTDTIYGYVQDFRPAPGLPNQIYRFNPDTGAVTIAADGFVHSNGFTFSPDGKRAYVTDTGISYGFYGYNLTDPASIYQFDVFDDGTLGNRKTFAFVHAGVPDGIHCDSEGNVYAGTGDGVHVFNTSGKLIGKIYVGTTSANFNFAGDGRMIIAAETELYYATLAAGGSFVESEV, from the exons ATGATTTCCCCTTTTGCAAAGGCCTCCGCCTTGTTCCTTCTGGGACAATCTGCTCTCTTCACCCCAGTGAGCTCTGCTGGTATTGAAGGACTGCCGCCTCAAGCACAGTTTATTGATCAGCGGACCTTCAATGTTCTGAACTCTACACTGCCCCCTGCGCAGTTTAATGCTACGACC ACCTTTATACCTCCAGGCACGACAGAGGATTCCCTGGCTAAACGTCCCTTCCATGTCTACGACAAGGAATTCCTGAAGATTATCGGCAAGAATCCCACCTTGACACTCATTGCACAGACCGAAAAGGATCCCCTTTTCCACGAGGCTGTAGTTTG GTCCAAGAGCACAGACGAAGTCTTCTTTGTTCAGAATGCAGGCGCTAAGGACGCAGGTACGGGGTTGCAAAAGTCTGCCATTATCCAGAAAGTGTCCCTCGCGCAGGCTTCTGCTGTGTCTGATCGGACAAATGCCGTCGGACTTGTCAATGTGACTACTGTTCACCCGTCGCAACTGATTGCAAACCCTAATG GTGGTACAAACTACGGCGGGGGAATACTCTTCGTGACTGAAGGCCAGGGTGACAAAGTCGCGCCCGGAATTTTCCTTATGAACCCGAAGAAGCCTTATGCTACTAGGC CCCTTCTGAATAACTTCTTTGGCCGTCAATTCAACTCGCTCAATGACGTTAACATTCACCCGGACAACAAAGACATCTACTTTACGGATACCATCTACGGCTACGTCCAGGACTTCCGTCCTGCCCCAGGTCTACCGAATCAAATATACCGATTCAACCCAGACACCGGGGCCGTGACAATTGCGGCAGACGGGTTCGTGCACTCAAATG GAttcaccttctccccagATGGCAAGCGTGCCTATGTCACGGACACCGGTATTAGTTATGGTTTCTATGGATATAACTTGACTGACCCTGCCTCTAT CTACCAATTTGACGTCTTCGACGATGGCACCCTTGGCAACCGCAAGACATTCGCATTTGTCCACGCTGGTGTCCCCGATG GAATCCACTGCGACTCCGAGGGCAACGTCTACGCTGGAACTGGAGACGGTGTCCACGTCTTCAACACTTCAGGGAAACTAATCGGCAAGATCTATGTCGGTACTACCTCAGCCAACTTCAAttttgctggagatggaCGCATGATCATTGCCGCTGAAACTGAACTTTACTATGCCACATTGGCGGCTGGGGGAAGTTTTGTTGAGAGTGAGGTGTAA
- a CDS encoding uncharacterized protein (COG:S;~EggNog:ENOG410PN83;~TransMembrane:6 (i51-71o83-102i123-146o152-174i242-260o266-290i)) — MDPEANPATAQAPPEDAPTTEAPITETPTATAGACEPPPLPYSLRDRKKSIAFFWSLFILDCVAQPLALYFGLWYGTNLSHNLVFTIVTITLGGISVFEYFYRLYNLFRSDSRTRPLNARKSWLDFFQINFTIVWLILAVELIVGTVQEEPFVRLVAMVLPTVMFYFGGVYLSLDILRACGFRAPFRISSTPKGAVMPTALYVLIEDVVAVDGGGGQMYRYALRTRYLSSPYFRRMLVQMNFFWAGGSIVWGAAITAMVFTTPQDAAFAIGWAAPFVWAGIWALITIPWVQSDLRREKEAWRTNGPQGGEPYFDDINAPSARTRLESLHLPRFFPQRQVREKNSAPSMAEV, encoded by the exons ATGGACCCTGAAGCGAACCCAGCGACTGCCCAGGCGCCTCCCGAAGATGCGCCTACCACAGAGGCTCCGATCACAGAGACGCCTACCGCCACCGCGGGCGCATGCGAGCCTCCACCTCTTCCATATTCCCTGCGAGATCGAAAGAAGTCCATCGCGTTCTTCTGGTCGCTGTTCATCCTAGATTGCGTTGCTCAACCGCTTGCGTTATATTTTGGGCTTTGGTATGGCACGAATCTGTCACATAATCTGG TCTTTACCATCGTGACCATCACGCTAGGCGGTATCTCCGTCTTCGAGTACTTCTACCGACTCTACAACCTCTTCCGCTCCGATTCAAGAACCAGACCATTGAACGCAAGGAAGTCATGG CTGGATTTCTTTCAGATCAACTTCACCATTGTATGGTTGATTTTAGCAGTTGAACTCATTGT GGGTACGGTACAAGAAGAGCCATTCGTACGCCTCGTCGCTATGGTCCTCCCAACAGTGATGTTCTATTTCGGAGGCGTCTACCTCTCATTAGATATTCTCCGCGCTTGCGGATTCCGAGCTCCCTTCCGgatatcctcaacaccaaaagGAGCAGTCATGCCAACAGCATTGTATGTCCTCATTGAAGATGTGGTTGCTgtcgacggaggaggaggccaaaTGTACCGCTACGCTCTGCGAACACGGTACTTGTCGAGTCCATATTTCCGTCGGATGCTCGTGCAGATGAATTTCTTTTGGGCGGGTGGTTCCATTGTCTGGGGTGCCGCCATTACCGCAATGGTATTCACAACGCCTCAAGATGCGGCATTCGCA ATAGGATGGGCAGCTCCCTTCGTGTGGGCAGGTATCTGGGCTCTAATTACCATTCCCTGGGTCCAGAGCGATCTCCGACGTGAGAAGGAAGCGTGGCGGACCAATGGACCTCAAGGGGGCGAGCCGTATTTCGACGACATCAATGCCCCGAGCGCGAGAACTCGCCTGGAGTCTCTCCACCTGCCGCGTTTCTTTCCGCAAAGACAAGTCCGAGAAAAAAACTCTGCCCCATCCATGGCTGAAGTTTAG
- a CDS encoding uncharacterized protein (COG:S;~EggNog:ENOG410PZ8S), whose amino-acid sequence MDWFNRLENKVVHILSPTGGTAKAVADIRMAFKAARVESQQGQQGGTLRIAASDIRPQDIMSTFQLQYETNAETTWQIQPEEQRPIPEHLKPMLYDYAQAIGDADENIAVIGARLDAILLTTLAANKREQLRRYNKESSLCWKYENQVDFLWTHRGRPHLINGNVDYTLTCGRSSWADTSMVMVKTERQGLNGEYQALSYMAMIYHTRQNIGKASSPIYGIATDSYLWCFIRLDQGKVSTRRLSWLEGQQVEIISTLHKIMSTAAAIKERNNNAVKSPRSQPSSNEKDGGRSSAKGSELART is encoded by the exons ATGGACTGGTTCAATAGGCTTGAGAACAAGGTAGTTCACATTCTTTCACCTACTGGTGGTACTGCAAAGGCAGTGGCGGATATAAGGATGGCCTTTAAAGCCGCCCGAGTGGAAAGCCAGCAGGGGCAGCAGGGAGGTACACTACGAATTGCAGCCTCAGATATCCGTCCACAAGATATAATGAGCACCTTCCAACTTCAGTACGAAACAAATGCGGAGACAACCTGGCAAATCCAGCCTGAAGAGCAGCGTCCAATCCCTGAACACCTAA AACCCATGTTATACGATTACGCGCAAGCAATAGGAGATGCTGACGAGAACATCGCTGTCATCGGCGCACGGCTCGACGCCATACTCCTTACTACACTTGCGGCAAACAAACGCGAACAGCTTCGCCGGTATAACAAGGAGAGTTCCCTATGCTGGAAATACGAGAACCAGGTCGACTTTCTGTGGACCCATAGGGGCAGGCCTCATCTAATCAACGGCAATGTAGATTACACATTAACATGTGGTCGATCCAGCTGGGCTGATACAAGTATGGTCATGGTCAAGACCGAAAGGCAGGGGTTGAATGGCGAGTACCAGGCGCTATCATATATGG CCATGATCTACCACACCAGACAGAACATCGGAAAGGCCAGTTCTCCCATATACGGCATAGCGACAGACAGCTACCTCTGGTGTTTTATACGACTGGACCAAGGCAAA GTATCAACCCGTCGGCTCTCCTGGCTGGAGGGTCAACAAGTCGAGATTATTTCAACTCTGCACAAGATCATGTCGACCGCTGCCGCGATAAAGGAGCGGAACAACAACGCTGTGAAGAGTCCGAGAAGCCAGCCCAGTAGCAACGAGAAGGACGGAGGGCGAAGCTCGGCAAAAGGGAGCGAATTGGCGCGAACTTGA